Proteins encoded within one genomic window of Anastrepha ludens isolate Willacy chromosome 4, idAnaLude1.1, whole genome shotgun sequence:
- the LOC128860779 gene encoding uncharacterized protein LOC128860779 — translation MSAFVKTRDSALNAIKRYMTKSNDEAFVLDLENVESYLQLLNEQWVRFKTAQDEVELSCGADNIDVEQTARIQAETWYVTALSQFRRVQKCRTESVANSTNPHPTVSAAIKLPKMELPSFAGNSTEWIAFYDAFVTLVDSNSSLSGGQKLHYLRSCLKGDALSIISGFQICDANYTEAWNLLKSRYKVMRVIVEAHFRAIAEIRKSTSDTADSIKNVLNAFQQHIRELKALGRPVDFWDDWLVHETVTRLSYETRKQWELSLTSDDPPTFEDLSSFLEIRCRSLSMISTPATQSWPGKPNNQKLVGKSAKVFHATADQSRCTYCNAGHRIYSCEKFRSLDANARLNFVKDFKACLNCLSTGHFKERCNSASSCRICRQRHHTLLHSSPEASTSSHVVDSPRTAAGTLPAASLLPQTAVTSASACLNSKVNPMHKPQNAVLLSTALVKVRDSADRWQNARLLFDSGSHATFITEACVQRLGLARKSSSIFVTGIGASQGGRCRGETTLFLSSRHSSECYPINALILQKITGDLPSQSLSVPEWSHIKGLFLADPHFMEPGRVDILVGMDYMDRFILTELRKGPPGTPIIQKTVFGWTLCGNVDTSVPPANHIQSLHCDVHLDRALARLWELEEAPQTRYLTHEERYCEEHFESTHIRKPDGRFVVELPLKVDVPLGESRSLAVRNLLRMELRFAGDQDLWTRYNEFMQELIEMGHMEVVPKTNYAKYYMPHHAVVKESSVTTKLRVVFNASAKTTTGNSLNDALYVGPQLQEDLYSILLRFRMHKFAVTADVAKMYRQICVSAKHVDLHRIVWRSNPSLPITDYRMLRVTYGIASASHLAVKSMQQTAKQSSNTFQKAVDVILKDFYMDDLLTGASSKSELKALQRNVSDILREGGFELRKWASNCTELNETIARESKNISHYTVDGNNVHALGLIWYMEEDYFTFFISLGEPPHVLTKRAFLDDASKLFDPLSLLSPATIRSKMLFQDIWRSNTGWDDPVPDTIGKVWLDHRSQLQLLSELKVNRWVGVGTIGSFTELHVFADASERAYAAVIYARTVHRDGHITIGLISSKTKVAPLKTTTLPRLELCAAHLAAKLVKAVMQSWKDFCCPLVAWTDSTITLAWLQAHPNKWETFVANRVAYIHEVLPPECWNHIRSESNPADCASRGISPLQLMHHELWWFGPDFLREEEQFWKQPAQIMHKTEIGLRKVKACIAVTDVHWPPYNASNPATPVLGRWCPQLNS, via the exons ATGTCCGCATTCGTAAAAACACGTGATTCCGCGCTAAATGCTATAAAAAGGTACATGACCAAGAGCAACGACGAAGCGTTTGTGTTAGATTTAGAAAATGTCGAAAGTTATCTGCAGTTATTAAATGAACAGTGGGTACGATTTAAGACAGCCCAAGATGAAGTCGAGCTTTCTTGTGGTGCAGATAACATCGATGTCGAACAGACCGCGCGCATCCAGGCCGAGACCTGGTACGTTACAGCGCTATCACAATTTAGGCGTGTACAGAAGTGTAGAACCGAATCAGTTGCGAATTCTACAAATCCGCATCCCACTGTGTCAGCAGCAATTAAACTACCTAAAATGGAACTTCCATCCTTCGCGGGCAATTCCACTGAGTGGATCGCCTTCTACGACGCTTTTGTTACCCTCGTAGATTCTAACTCTTCATTGTCAGGTGGTCAAAAGCTACACTACTTACGTAGCTGCTTAAAGGGTGATGCGCTTAGCATTATCAGCGGTTTCCAAATTTGCGATGCCAACTATACGGAGGCATGGAATCTTCTAAAGTCGCGATATAAAGTCATGCGAGTTATTGTCGAAGCGCACTTTCGGGCAATTGCAGAGATACGTAAATCGACGAGCGACACTGCTGACTCCATTAAGAACGTGTTGAATGCATTCCAACAACACATAAGGGAACTTAAGGCTTTAGGGCGACCAGTGGATTTTTGGGACGATTGGTTAGTACATGAAACTGTAACCAGACTCTCCTACGAAACTCGCAAACAGTGGGAGTTGTCACTCACTAGCGACGATCCTCCTACCTTCGAAGACCTTTCGTCCTTTTTGGAAATAAGGTGTCGCTCATTATCGATGATATCAACGCCGGCAACCCAGTCATGGCCAGGAAAACCGAACAATCAAAAATTGGTCGGAAAATCGGCAAAGGTTTTTCATGCCACCGCAGATCAATCGCGTTGTACGTATTGTAACGCAGGTCACAGAATTTATTCTTGTGAAAAATTCCGTAGTTTAGATGCAAACGCTAGACTCAATTTTGTGAAAGATTTCAAGGCGTGCTTAAACTGCCTAAGTACCGGACATTTTAAGGAACGCTGCAATAGCGCGTCTTCCTGTCGAATATGTCGGCAGCGCCACCATACATTGCTTCATAGTTCGCCAGAGGCATCCACCTCTTCCCACGTCGTCGACTCACCCCGCACCGCTGCAGGTACGTTACCCGCCGCTAGCTTGCTCCCGCAAACCGCTGTCACATCCGCCTCCGCTTGCCTTAATTCCAAGGTTAACCCAATGCATAAACCACAAAACGCTGTGTTGCTATCAACCGCCCTAGTAAAGGTACGTGATTCTGCTGATCGATGGCAGAATGCTCGCTTATTATTCGATTCAGGTTCTCACGCCACATTCATAACTGAGGCATGCGTACAACGTCTAGGTCTAGCTCGCAAATCTTCGTCCATATTTGTAACGGGAATTGGCGCTTCTCAGGGTGGCCGTTGCAGAGGCGAAACGACGTTATTCCTTTCTTCGCGACATTCAAGTGAATGCTACCCCATCAAcgcattaattttacaaaagatTACGGGCGATTTGCCGTCGCAGAGTTTAAGCGTTCCTGAATGGTCTCACATCAAGGGACTGTTCTTAGCTGACCCGCACTTCATGGAACCCGGCCGTGTAGACATCTTAGTGGGCATGGACTATATGGATCGATTCATTTTAACTGAGCTGCGTAAAGGCCCACCTGGCACGCCAATAATACAGAAAACAGTCTTTGGCTGGACGTTGTGTGGAAACGTAGATACATCCGTTCCACCCGCAAACCATATACAATCATTACACTGTGATGTACATTTAGATAGAGCATTGGCTAGATTGTGGGAACTTGAAGAAGCGCCGCAAACACGATATCTTACCCACGAGGAGCGGTACTGCGAAGAACATTTTGAATCAACTCATATTAGGAAGCCGGACGGACGCTTTGTAGTGGAGTTGCCACTCAAGGTCGACGTGCCATTAGGTGAATCAAGGAGTCTCGCCGTACGAAACTTATTACGCATGGAGCTCAGATTTGCCGGTGATCAGGATCTGTGGACACGCTATAACGAATTCATGCAGGAATTAATTGAAATGGGTCATATGGAGGTCGTGCCTAAAACGAACTATGCGAAATATTATATGCCACACCATGCTGTCGTAAAGGAGTCCAGCGTTACGACAAAATTGCGAGTTGTGTTTAACGCGTCTGCTAAAACCACAACGGGGAATTCCCTCAACGATGCGCTTTATGTTGGTCCTCAATTACAAGAAGACTTGTACTCCATACTTTTGCGCTTTAGAATGCACAAATTCGCAGTAACTGCAGACGTTGCAAAAATGTATCGACAAATCTGTGTTTCAGCTAAACATGTCGACTTACATCGAATTGTTTGGCGCTCTAACCCATCTCTACCTATTACAGATTACCGCATGCTACGCGTAACTTATGGAATTGCGTCCGCCTCGCATTTGGCTGTCAAATCGATGCAACAAACCGCGAAACAATCTTCCAATACTTTTCAGAAAGCAGTCGACGTAATTCTTAAAGACTTTTACATGGACGATCTTCTCACTGGTGCGTCTAGCAAGTCGGAACTTAAAGCATTGCAGCGAAATGTGTCCGATATTCTACGGGAAGGTGGGTTCGAGTTAAGAAAATGGGCGTCAAATTGTACAGAGCTAAATGAGACCATCGCTAGAGAATCCAAGAACATATCACACTACACCGTAGATGGCAACAATGTACATGCTCTGGGACTAATTTGGTATATGGAAGAGgactattttacatttttcatttctctAGGAGAACCGCCCCACGTCTTAACTAAGAGAGCATTTCTGGACGATGCCAGcaaactttttgatccattgagtTTACTTTCACCTGCAACAATCAGGTCGAAAATGTTGTTTCAGGACATCTGGCGTTCCAACACTGGATGGGACGACCCAGTACCAGATACGATAGGCAAGGTGTGGCTTGATCATCGTTCGCAATTACAACTTTTATCTGAACTTAAGGTCAACCGTTGGGTTGGAGTCGGGACGATAGGCTCATTTACTGAGTTGCACGTTTTTGCCGACGCTTCCGAGCGCGCCTATGCCGCAGTCATATATGCGCGCACTGTACATAGGGATGGTCACATTACAATCGGCTTAATTTCATCAAAGACTAAAGTTGCCCCGCTAAAAACAACAACGCTACCTCGCCTCGAGTTGTGTGCTGCACATCTCGCCGCAAAATTGGTCAAGGCCGTCATGCAAAGTTGGAAGGATTTTTGCTGTCCACTGGTAGCATGGACAGATTCCACCATTACGTTGGCGTGGCTGCAAGCACATCCTAATAAATGGGAAACATTCGTCGCAAACCGTGTCGCCTATATTCACGAGGTCCTGCCTCCCGAGTGCTGGAACCATATACGCTCTGAAAGCAATCCTGCGGACTGCGCATCCAGAGGTATATCTCCGCTTCAACTTATGCATCATGAGTTATGGTGGTTCGGACCTGACTTCTTACGCGAAGAGGAACAGTTCTGGAAGCAGCCCGCGCAAATAATGCATAAAACCGAAATAGGCTTACGAAAAGTTAAGGCTTGTATCGCAGTTACTGACGTTCACTG GCCCCCGTATAATGCAAGTAATCCTGCAACGCCGGTATTGGGTCGTTGGTGCCCGCAACTTAATTCGTAA